A single genomic interval of Lathyrus oleraceus cultivar Zhongwan6 chromosome 7, CAAS_Psat_ZW6_1.0, whole genome shotgun sequence harbors:
- the LOC127101880 gene encoding uncharacterized protein LOC127101880, translating to MAEYEACILGIKAAIDMKIQFLDVYGDSALVVSQIKGDWDTKHENLIPYREHVLSLIPHFEEITFGHIPRGENQLADALATMASMFEISWDDEAPKITIDRFEKPAYCNEIDTEGGEEKPWFYEVKRYLETQEFPEGASVKDKKFLRRFSAKFFLSNGILYKRNHDSTLLRCVDKKEATEIMEDMHDGIFGTHSSGHTMTKKILRAG from the coding sequence atggctgagtatgaggcatgtatccTGGGCATCAAAGCTGCCATTGATATGAAAATTCAGTTCCTGGacgtatatggagattcagcccTGGTAGTGAGTCAGATTAAAGGAGATTGGGATACCAAGCATGAAAATCTTATTCCCTACAGAGAGCATGTGTTGTCTTTGATCCCACATTTTGAAGAGATTACCTTTGGACACATTCCACGAGgagagaatcagttggcagatgCATTAGCCACCATGGCATCTATGTTTGAGATTAGCTGGGATGATGAAGCTCCCAAGATTACTATTGATAGATTTGAGAAGCCTGCATACTGCAATGAGATTGATACTGAAGGAGGAGAGGAAAAGCCTTGGTTCTATGAAGTAAAAAGATATCTTGAAACTCAGGAGTTCCCTGAAGGGGCATCtgtcaaagataagaagtttctGAGGAGGTTTTCTGCTAAGTTCTTCTTGAGTAATGGAATTTTGTACAAACGCaatcatgattcaactttgcttcgttgtgtggataagAAGGAAGCAACagagattatggaagacatgcatgatgggATTTTTGGCACTCATTCTAGTGGTCATACTATGAcaaagaagatattgagagcaggataa